The Glycine soja cultivar W05 chromosome 3, ASM419377v2, whole genome shotgun sequence genome window below encodes:
- the LOC114405173 gene encoding uncharacterized protein LOC114405173, with protein MVRTRGLGRALGRVIGRGRGREDRDDSDDAPQRRRPIASTHRQRVSVTIVDDESVVPTDSPVVPVAEPVVATDEPMVDADTSADTDAEAAANEPEGFPSGSTNLSLLTEYAEHVAASVWTGKRPELNLSSHGRKVQKLGRPVPAIEGLVAGTGLSPLIACSVDTDDQGLISSFVERWHQEIPLHVDEAVLMLVDLLMVTPEAAKAETRHCHEPYCWIYEHFLSVAECNADPDYDEVSPRACRWIATKKTVKSISIETYRQRLN; from the exons ATGGTTAGGACTAGAGGCTTAGGTCGTGCCTTAGGTAGGGTTATTGGCAGAGGTCGGGGGAGAGAGGATCgtgatgattctgatgatgcTCCCCAGCGACGAAGGCCTATCGCATCAACACACAGGCAACGAGTATCTGTCACTATTGTCGATGATGAGTCAGTGGTACCTACGGACTCGCCTGTGGTACCTGTGGCTGAGCCTGTCGTAGCTACCGATGAGCCGATGGTAGATGCAGACACTAGTGCAGACACCGATGCAGAGGCTGCTGCAAATGAGCCTGAGGGATTTCCAAGTGGATCGACCAACCTATCCTTGCTTACCGAGTATGCTGAGCATGTTGCAGCCAGCGTATGGACGGGAaag CGTCCTGAATTGAATTTATCCTCCCATGGGAGGAAGGTGCAGAAATTAGGTAGGCCTGTCCCTGCCATTGAGGGGCTAGTTGCTGGGACAGGACTAAGTCCTTTGATTGCATGTTCAGTAGACACGGACGATCAGGGACTTATATCAtcatttgtggagaggtggcaccaGGAGATA CCTCTGCACGTCGACGAGGCGGTGCTGATGTTGGTTGACTTACTAATGGTCACACCAGAGGCAGCCAAGGCTGAGACAAGACATTGTCATGAACCATAC TGTTGGATATATGAGCACTTTTTGTCAGTTGCGGAGTGTAACGCTGATCCGGACTATGACGAGGTGTCACCACGTGCATGTCGGTGGATTGCTACGAAGAAGACTGTGAAGAGCATATCTATAGAGACGTATAGGCAGCGCCTGAATTGA
- the LOC114406512 gene encoding nitrate regulatory gene2 protein-like: MGCTASKLDNEETVRRCKERRRFMKDAVYARHHLAAAHSDYCRCLRLTGSALYTFAAGEPLAVSDDTPAVILKTTTTAAADNPQTHPPPPSAAATSPKLPRIITSDVTRRRKPPSKLPHILSESSLCSTPGSEYSNFFATAPTSKPPHPPPPSAAARRRKPTPKLPHILSESSLCSSPRSEYSNFFPRAQQVQSTTPTSQASSVWNWENFYPPPSPPGSDYFRQKNHKSETPNLETSESESESTYNPFGSKVQRIRKIENITNVDSISQQQNAEREVLESESEYGYLREPVQTEREEVLCSEWEDRYSSSSSSSEEEEGIAKNRSPAKAESDAGGDAPEKKDEKVDDDVAEAAKVAVRHRDLKEIVEAVRENFEKAAMAGDQLSEMLEVSKAHLDRSFKQLRKTLYHSNSILSNLSSSWTSKPPLVVKYRFDAGSLDGPGGSKSLCATLERLLAWEKKLYQEVKAREGVKIEHENKLSALQSQECKGGDEAKLDKTKASITRLQSLIVVTSQAVSTTSAAINGLRDSDLVPQLVELCHGILYMWKSMHQYHEIQSNIVQQVRGLVNQSSKGHSTSESHKQATRDLESAVSAWHSSFCRLIKFQRDFILSLHGWLKLNLIPVNNDNNSSSEPSGVFSFCDEWKLALDRVPDTVASEAIKSFINVVHVISVKQSEELKIKRRTENSSKELEKKSSSLRSIERKFYSSYSMVGITPPESGPGNGQGLDARDPLAEKKMELAAHQRRVEDEMVRHSKAVEVTRAMTLNNLQTGLPGVFQALTSFSTLFTEALESVCSRSYAIK; the protein is encoded by the exons ATGGGTTGCACGGCGTCGAAACTCGACAACGAGGAAACCGTGAGGCGCTGCAAGGAACGGCGTCGTTTCATGAAAGATGCCGTTTACGCGCGCCACCACCTTGCGGCGGCGCACTCTGACTACTGCCGCTGCCTCCGCCTCACCGGCTCCGCTCTCTACACCTTCGCCGCCGGCGAACCCCTCGCCGTCTCCGACGACACTCCCGCCGTCATCCTCAAAACCACTACCACCGCCGCCGCCGATAATCCCCAAACgcatcctcctcctccttccgcCGCCGCAACAAGCCCCAAACTCCCTCGCATAATAACCTCCGACGTCACGCGCCGCCGAAAACCGCCATCGAAGCTTCCTCATATACTCTCTGAATCGAGCCTCTGTTCCACGCCTGGAAGCGAGTATTCAAACTTCTTCGCCACCGCACCTACTTCGAAACCACCacatcctcctcctccttccgcCGCCGCGCGTCGCCGCAAGCCTACGCCGAAACTCCCTCACATCCTCTCCGAATCGAGCCTCTGTTCCTCGCCGCGAAGCGAGTATTCGAATTTCTTCCCCAGGGCGCAACAAGTTCAATCCACCACGCCTACTTCGCAAGCCTCTTCGGTTTGGAATTGGGAGAATTTCTATCCTCCCCCGTCTCCTCCAGGCTCCGATTACTTCCgccaaaaaaatcacaaatcgGAAACGCCGAATCTCGAAACGTCGGAATCGGAATCTGAATCGACCTATAATCCGTTCGGTTCAAAAGTTCAACGTATACGCAAAATCGAAAACATTACTAACGTTGATTCAATTTCACAGCAACAAAACGCGGAACGTGAAGTTTTGGAATCGGAATCGGAATACGGATACTTACGTGAACCGGTTCAGACGGAGCGTGAGGAGGTTCTATGCAGCGAGTGGGAGGACCGTTACAGTTCCTCGAGTTCGTCGTCGGAGGAGGAGGAAGGGATCGCCAAAAATAGATCGCCGGCGAAGGCGGAATCTGACGCCGGCGGCGATGCTCCGGAGAAGAAGGATGAGAAGGTTGATGATGACGTGGCGGAGGCGGCTAAGGTTGCCGTGAGGCATAGGGATTTGAAGGAGATAGTGGAAGCGGTTAGGGAGAATTTTGAGAAGGCTGCGATGGCCGGAGATCAGTTATCGGAGATGCTCGAAGTTAGCAAAGCGCACCTTGATCGGAGTTTCAAGCAATTGAGGA AAACACTTTACCATTCAAATAGTATACTGAGCAACCTGAGTTCGAGTTGGACCTCTAAACCGCCGTTGGTGGTTAAGTACCGGTTCGACGCCGGTTCGTTGGACGGACCGGGAGGTTCGAAGAGTCTGTGTGCTACTTTGGAACGGCTTTTAGCTTGGGAGAAGAAGCTGTATCAGGAAGTGAAG GCTAGAGAAGGTGTGAAGATTGagcatgaaaataaattatcagcACTGCAAAGTCAAGAATGCAAAGGGGGTGATGAAGCAAAGCTAGATAAGACCAAGGCCTCCATAACAAGGTTGCAGTCATTAATTGTTGTCACATCTCAAGCCGTGTCTACCACCTCAGCTGCCATTAATGGCCTTAGGGACTCTGATCTTGTTCCTCAGCTTGTTGAGCTCTGTCATGG AATCTTATACATGTGGAAGTCAATGCATCAGTACCATGAAATTCAAAGCAACATTGTGCAGCAAGTCCGTGGCCTTGTGAACCAATCATCCAAAGGTCACTCAACATCTGAATCACACAAGCAGGCAACTCGTGATCTTGAATCAGCTGTGTCAGCTTGGCACTCCAGTTTCTGCCGCCTCATAAAGTTTCAACGTGACTTCATCCTGTCTCTACATGGCTGGCTCAAGTTGAACCTTATTCCAGTCAACAATGACAACAACAGCAGCAGTGAACCATCTGGTGTGTTTTCTTTCTGTGATGAATGGAAACTAGCCCTTGACCGTGTTCCGGACACAGTTGCTTCCGAAGCAATCAAAAGCTTCATCAATGTTGTCCATGTGATATCTGTCAAGCAATCTGAAGAGCTCAAGATTAAGAGGAGAACTGAGAATTCTTCCAAGGAACTTGAGAAAAAATCTTCATCTCTGAGAAGCATAGAAAGGAAGTTTTACAGCTCCTATTCTATGGTAGGTATTACCCCTCCTGAGTCAGGGCCTGGTAATGGACAAGGCTTGGATGCAAGAGACCCTCTtgctgaaaaaaaaatggaactaGCAGCGCACCAAAGGCGCGTCGAAGATGAAATGGTGAGGCATTCAAAGGCTGTTGAGGTGACTAGAGCCATGACACTCAACAATCTACAGACAGGCTTGCCTGGAGTGTTTCAGGCATTGACCAGTTTTTCTACTTTGTTCACTGAGGCTCTTGAGTCAGTATGTAGCCGTTCATATGCCATCAAGTAA